Proteins from a genomic interval of Caldicellulosiruptor diazotrophicus:
- the gyrA gene encoding DNA gyrase subunit A has product MEELDFRIIPVEIQEEMKKSYIDYAMSVIVSRALPDVRDGLKPVHRRILYAMNEIGLTPDKPYRKSATVVGHVLAKYHPHGDAAVYESLVRMAQDFSMRHPLVDGHGNFGSVDGDPPAAMRYTEARMSKIAIEMLRDIEKETVDFMPNFDESAKEPKVLPSRFPNLLVNGSQGIAVGMATNIPPHNLAEVIDAIVYILDNENVTLEDVMKIIKGPDFPTGGYIIGKKGIRDAYSTGKGKIIVRAKTTIEQTSKGKQRIVVTELPYMVNKARLIEKIAELVHEKRIDGISDIRDESDKEGLRIVIEIKKDADANVVLKQLYKNTQLQDSFGIIMLALVDNQPKVLTLMDMLNLYIEHQKEVIVRRTKYDLKKAEERAHILEGLKKALDHIDEIISIIRSSKTVNEAKERLISRFQFTEVQAQAILDMRLQRLTGLERQKIEEELAELIKMIEYYKNALASDAMVKEIIKKEILEIKEKYKDERRTKIVQDEHEDFEEEELIQEQETVITLTHFGYIKRLPLDTYKSQKRGGRGITGISTREEDFVEDVFVTTTHHYILFFTDKGKVFRLRAYEVPEGSRQAKGTAIVNLIQIGKDEKITATMAIKDFKEGYLMMCTKNGTIKKVLLSEFENTGKSGKKAITLADDDSLVDVKLTSGNDEVVLVSSNGYCVVFNENDVRVMGRTAQGVKGMTLEDGDFIVGMEKASDGKYLLCVTENGFGKRSEIEEYRKTKRGAKGVLTYKVTEKTGRIVDIKMVNDEDEIMLCSSSGIFIRLEMSQVPVQGRNTQGVKLMRIDGDNIKVSSIARIKVDE; this is encoded by the coding sequence ATGGAAGAGCTCGATTTTAGGATAATTCCTGTTGAGATACAGGAAGAGATGAAAAAAAGCTATATAGACTATGCAATGAGCGTCATTGTATCTCGTGCTCTGCCAGATGTGAGAGATGGATTAAAGCCTGTTCACAGAAGAATACTTTATGCAATGAACGAGATAGGTCTTACACCTGACAAGCCTTACAGAAAATCTGCAACAGTTGTCGGGCATGTTCTTGCCAAATATCATCCGCACGGTGATGCAGCTGTATACGAAAGCTTGGTCAGAATGGCACAGGACTTTTCCATGCGCCATCCGCTTGTTGACGGGCATGGAAACTTTGGCTCGGTAGATGGAGACCCTCCGGCTGCTATGCGTTACACTGAAGCGCGTATGAGCAAAATTGCTATCGAGATGCTTCGCGACATTGAAAAAGAGACAGTTGATTTCATGCCAAACTTTGACGAATCGGCAAAAGAACCAAAGGTTTTACCATCAAGGTTTCCTAATCTTTTGGTAAATGGCAGTCAGGGCATTGCGGTTGGTATGGCAACAAACATACCGCCTCACAACCTTGCAGAAGTGATTGATGCAATTGTGTATATCCTTGACAATGAAAATGTAACCCTTGAAGATGTAATGAAGATAATCAAAGGGCCTGATTTTCCAACAGGTGGGTATATCATTGGCAAAAAGGGTATAAGGGATGCTTATTCAACCGGAAAGGGAAAAATCATTGTACGGGCGAAAACAACAATTGAGCAGACCTCCAAGGGAAAACAAAGAATAGTTGTTACAGAACTTCCTTACATGGTCAATAAGGCAAGGCTTATTGAAAAGATTGCCGAGCTTGTTCACGAAAAAAGGATAGATGGAATTTCTGATATAAGAGATGAATCTGATAAAGAGGGTCTGAGGATTGTAATTGAAATTAAAAAAGATGCAGATGCAAATGTAGTTTTAAAACAGCTTTACAAAAACACCCAGCTTCAGGACAGCTTTGGAATAATTATGCTTGCGCTTGTTGACAACCAGCCAAAAGTTTTGACGCTTATGGATATGCTAAATCTTTACATTGAACATCAAAAAGAGGTAATTGTTAGAAGAACAAAGTATGACCTCAAAAAAGCAGAAGAAAGAGCTCACATTTTAGAAGGGCTTAAAAAAGCTCTTGACCATATAGATGAGATAATTTCAATTATTAGATCATCCAAAACAGTAAATGAGGCAAAAGAAAGGCTCATTAGCAGATTTCAGTTTACAGAGGTCCAAGCTCAAGCAATTCTTGACATGAGACTTCAGCGCTTAACTGGCCTTGAGCGGCAAAAGATTGAAGAAGAGCTTGCAGAGCTAATCAAGATGATAGAGTATTACAAAAACGCGCTTGCAAGTGATGCGATGGTAAAGGAGATTATAAAAAAAGAGATTTTGGAGATAAAAGAAAAATACAAGGATGAAAGAAGGACAAAAATAGTTCAGGACGAACATGAAGACTTTGAGGAAGAAGAGCTGATTCAAGAGCAGGAAACTGTAATCACACTTACCCATTTTGGGTATATAAAACGTCTTCCTCTTGACACATACAAGAGCCAAAAACGTGGTGGCAGAGGCATCACGGGAATATCAACAAGAGAAGAGGATTTTGTTGAAGATGTCTTTGTCACAACAACACACCACTATATACTCTTTTTCACAGACAAAGGAAAAGTTTTTAGATTAAGAGCATATGAAGTACCCGAAGGTTCGCGCCAGGCAAAAGGCACTGCTATTGTCAACCTCATTCAGATTGGCAAGGACGAAAAGATTACAGCAACCATGGCTATAAAAGACTTTAAGGAAGGCTATCTTATGATGTGTACTAAAAACGGTACAATAAAGAAAGTGCTTTTAAGCGAGTTTGAAAATACAGGAAAGTCAGGCAAAAAAGCAATAACTCTTGCAGATGATGACAGTCTTGTTGATGTGAAGCTCACATCTGGCAATGATGAGGTTGTTCTTGTGTCAAGCAATGGCTATTGTGTTGTATTCAATGAAAATGATGTAAGAGTGATGGGAAGAACTGCCCAGGGCGTAAAAGGTATGACGCTGGAAGATGGTGATTTTATTGTTGGAATGGAAAAAGCAAGCGATGGAAAGTATCTTCTTTGCGTCACAGAAAACGGGTTTGGTAAAAGAAGCGAGATTGAAGAGTATAGAAAAACAAAGCGTGGTGCAAAAGGTGTTTTGACATATAAAGTTACAGAAAAGACAGGTAGAATTGTTGATATAAAGATGGTAAATGATGAGGATGAGATAATGCTTTGCTCAAGCAGCGGAATATTTATAAGACTTGAGATGTCACAAGTTCCTGTTCAGGGAAGAAATACACAGGGTGTTAAACTTATGCGAATTGATGGAGATAATATAAAAGTATCGTCAATTGCAAGGATAAAGGTAGATGAATAG
- a CDS encoding beta-propeller domain-containing protein, giving the protein MIKKCILGMLVALFIISSFGIRFVVSDQSKPKYFLQKVGTFSDFKKLVDEALRKNPYMGSGENMNFKLAPDLTINSKNKEDFESSYSQTNVQVMGVDEADIVKTDGRYIYIAKPYPKIKDNGIVIVKAYPPEEMKVVSKIKLSDEFYPEEFYIDDKYLVIICVKEKIVDKKPVIQKDVFPDIDSKKIKVYIPYQLLIETYCIVYDISDKSNPKEVRRVSIAGRYLTSRKIGTNLYIVTEKQFPYEIYAKKTYSEQDFKPYFSDSITGDSKKTYIGFDRIKYIPDFINCSITVVGSFNIESKNEICVECVLGGGNIVYCSQENLYLCSEVIKKVYWPEKWEDNIKPWYYFIRKTMICRFELSKGKVNLIAAGLVNGKVLNQFSMDEQDSYFRVATTGERPSLSEGTYDCFNAVYVLDKNLRVVGKIDNIAKGEIIYSARFIGKRLYLVTFKALDPFFVISLENPQKPEILGYLKIPGYSTYLHPYDQNHIIGFGRDAQDLDEKYAIPLGLKIAMFNVEDVENPKELFKVIIGGKGTNSELLNNHKALLFDKNKNIFAFPVEVFEKGKNTFTGAYVYSIDMRKGFVLRGKISHRISEKEVYRIDRLLYINNTLYTISYKMIKANRLDNLDEVASLSLE; this is encoded by the coding sequence ATGATAAAAAAGTGTATTTTAGGGATGTTGGTTGCTTTGTTTATAATATCATCTTTTGGTATCCGTTTTGTTGTGTCAGATCAATCAAAACCCAAATATTTTCTGCAAAAAGTTGGGACTTTTAGCGATTTTAAAAAACTTGTTGATGAAGCACTAAGGAAAAATCCATACATGGGTTCAGGGGAAAACATGAATTTCAAATTAGCACCAGATTTAACTATAAACAGCAAAAATAAAGAAGATTTTGAGTCTTCTTATTCACAGACAAATGTGCAGGTTATGGGCGTTGATGAGGCTGATATTGTAAAGACAGATGGACGGTATATATATATTGCAAAACCATATCCAAAGATTAAGGATAATGGAATTGTTATTGTAAAAGCTTATCCACCTGAGGAAATGAAGGTTGTATCAAAAATTAAATTAAGCGATGAATTTTATCCGGAAGAATTTTATATTGATGATAAGTATCTTGTTATTATTTGTGTAAAGGAGAAAATTGTAGATAAAAAACCTGTTATCCAGAAAGATGTTTTTCCAGATATCGATTCAAAGAAAATAAAGGTTTATATTCCATACCAGTTATTGATAGAAACGTATTGTATTGTTTATGACATCTCTGACAAATCAAATCCTAAAGAAGTAAGGAGAGTCTCAATTGCAGGAAGATACCTGACATCGAGGAAAATAGGCACAAATCTTTACATCGTGACAGAAAAGCAATTCCCGTATGAAATTTACGCTAAAAAGACCTACTCTGAGCAAGATTTCAAACCATACTTTTCAGATAGTATTACAGGTGATTCAAAAAAGACATATATTGGCTTTGACAGAATAAAGTATATTCCGGATTTTATAAACTGCAGTATTACTGTTGTTGGAAGTTTCAATATTGAGTCAAAGAATGAAATTTGCGTTGAGTGTGTGCTTGGTGGAGGGAATATAGTTTACTGTTCGCAAGAAAATCTTTATCTGTGTTCTGAAGTAATAAAAAAAGTTTACTGGCCTGAAAAATGGGAAGATAATATAAAACCATGGTATTATTTTATAAGAAAAACAATGATTTGTAGATTTGAACTTTCAAAAGGGAAAGTTAATCTTATAGCAGCGGGGCTTGTCAATGGAAAAGTATTGAATCAATTTTCAATGGATGAGCAGGATAGTTATTTTAGGGTTGCAACAACTGGCGAAAGACCTTCTTTGTCTGAAGGAACCTATGACTGTTTTAATGCTGTATATGTTCTTGATAAAAACTTGAGAGTAGTTGGAAAGATAGATAACATTGCAAAAGGGGAGATAATATATTCAGCAAGATTTATTGGAAAAAGACTATATCTTGTTACCTTCAAAGCGCTTGACCCGTTTTTTGTGATAAGTCTTGAGAATCCTCAAAAACCTGAGATTTTGGGGTATCTGAAGATACCTGGATATTCGACATATCTTCATCCATATGACCAAAATCACATAATAGGATTTGGCAGGGATGCACAGGATTTAGATGAAAAATATGCAATACCTCTGGGACTGAAAATTGCAATGTTCAATGTTGAGGATGTAGAAAATCCAAAAGAGCTTTTCAAGGTCATAATTGGGGGCAAGGGTACTAACTCTGAGCTTCTTAATAATCACAAAGCGCTTTTGTTTGATAAGAATAAAAACATTTTTGCATTCCCTGTAGAGGTTTTTGAAAAAGGTAAAAATACATTTACGGGTGCATATGTATACAGCATTGATATGAGAAAGGGATTTGTTTTGAGAGGAAAAATATCTCACAGAATATCTGAAAAAGAGGTCTACAGGATTGACAGGCTTTTATATATTAACAATACCTTGTACACGATATCATACAAGATGATAAAAGCAAATAGGCTTGATAATTTAGATGAGGTTGCAAGTTTGAGTTTGGAGTAA
- the lexA gene encoding transcriptional repressor LexA, with protein MNLNIEQKKLSQAKPNGHMLVKGVAGSGKTTVAIYRLVYLLNEYCFAPDDKILMVTFNKTLVNYLKYLYNKLEDAYISFDSLVNDNKDKVKIASIDSIIYGFFQEYKEYSGENLEIVNNKAIKYNFLNQAIVKIKEKYPKVQYIDLSFANFLLDEIEWIKSCNIRELEEYQSTDRIGRTVQNQKDMPQKIAKNSETRKAIFELMQLYTSLLKENRLVDFKDMALIVLDYLKANEHRITKYTHIIIDESQDLTKVQLEILKLLYNSEKSYSSIMFIADTAQSIYTHSWLVRGRSFASIGFDMTGKSYTLSKNYRTTVQIANLAYSLIEKAPEIIEDENFVKPALIDKQGPLPVLKIFQTEEQEAEFICNEIANNLAYEFQLKDIAIICKNRRYLESFYNYASSKGIKAIFLNSDSGENFEEEGIRLITMHSIKGLEFKVVFIIGLNSNIIPYSSCEDSEVAKLQETTDKKLFYVGMTRANERLYLCCSRKPSKFLSELNTKLLRIDSKCSLRSFYKLRIDDYKYINKIRDIYCKEEEVRQWLINELIETYKYPEELIDVEYKLSVFSKPAFVDVVVFRYDSNKEKVPFIIFEVKPYLSGIGQGAEQLKSYLNVVPKCSFGVVTDGNSILIFDSRFEIVDDFPHFDISMLPSQIEEYEVMDFRRSKTYRLRKLVDTGHIDLVQDGHSIEIKSEDVFKINLYEKVSAGVPVETSDEAIGKVALPNFIISDSERYFAIKVKGDSMVEANIKDGDIAIVQKCNTAENRDIVIAWLDGEITVKRFCKMGSTVLLIPENSKYEPINIKEGELRIVGKVVGVMRKKR; from the coding sequence GTGAATTTGAACATTGAGCAGAAGAAGCTATCTCAGGCAAAGCCAAACGGGCATATGCTTGTAAAAGGTGTTGCAGGCTCAGGAAAAACAACTGTTGCAATATATAGATTAGTCTATCTTCTGAATGAATATTGCTTTGCGCCCGATGACAAGATTCTAATGGTAACTTTTAATAAAACGCTGGTAAATTATTTAAAATATCTCTATAACAAGTTGGAAGATGCATATATTTCATTTGATTCTCTGGTAAATGACAACAAGGATAAGGTTAAGATAGCTTCAATTGACAGCATAATTTACGGATTTTTTCAGGAATACAAAGAATATTCTGGCGAAAATCTTGAGATTGTCAACAACAAGGCAATAAAATATAATTTTTTAAATCAGGCAATTGTTAAAATTAAAGAAAAATATCCAAAGGTTCAGTATATAGACCTTTCTTTTGCCAATTTTCTTTTAGATGAGATTGAGTGGATAAAATCATGTAATATAAGAGAATTGGAGGAATATCAAAGCACTGATAGGATAGGAAGAACAGTTCAAAATCAGAAAGACATGCCTCAGAAGATAGCAAAGAATTCAGAAACAAGAAAGGCTATATTTGAGCTCATGCAGCTTTATACCTCGCTTTTAAAAGAAAATAGGCTTGTTGACTTTAAAGATATGGCTTTGATTGTACTGGATTACTTGAAAGCAAACGAACACAGAATTACAAAATATACGCACATTATAATAGATGAAAGTCAAGACCTCACAAAGGTTCAATTAGAAATTTTAAAGCTTCTTTATAACTCCGAAAAAAGCTATTCCAGCATAATGTTCATTGCAGACACAGCCCAGAGCATTTACACCCATTCATGGCTTGTCAGGGGAAGGTCGTTTGCGAGCATTGGATTTGACATGACAGGAAAAAGCTATACACTGTCTAAAAACTACAGGACAACTGTTCAGATTGCAAACCTTGCATATAGTTTAATAGAAAAGGCACCAGAAATAATAGAAGATGAAAATTTTGTAAAACCTGCTTTAATAGACAAGCAAGGGCCTTTGCCTGTACTAAAGATTTTCCAAACCGAAGAACAAGAAGCAGAGTTTATTTGCAATGAAATTGCAAATAACTTGGCATATGAATTTCAATTAAAAGACATAGCAATAATTTGTAAAAATAGAAGGTATCTAGAGTCTTTTTATAATTATGCTTCTTCAAAAGGAATAAAAGCCATATTTTTGAACTCAGACTCAGGTGAAAACTTTGAAGAAGAGGGTATAAGACTTATCACCATGCACTCTATAAAAGGTTTGGAGTTTAAAGTGGTTTTTATCATTGGACTTAATAGCAACATAATCCCATACTCATCATGTGAAGACAGTGAGGTTGCAAAGTTGCAAGAGACAACTGACAAAAAGCTCTTTTACGTTGGTATGACAAGAGCAAACGAAAGGCTGTATCTGTGCTGCTCAAGAAAACCATCAAAATTTTTGAGTGAGTTGAATACAAAACTTCTTCGGATTGATTCTAAATGTAGTCTTCGCAGTTTTTACAAGCTAAGGATTGATGATTACAAATACATAAACAAAATCAGAGATATCTACTGCAAAGAAGAAGAGGTTCGCCAGTGGCTTATAAATGAACTTATTGAAACTTATAAATACCCAGAAGAATTGATTGATGTTGAGTACAAGCTAAGTGTATTTTCAAAACCTGCATTTGTGGACGTTGTTGTGTTCAGGTATGATTCAAATAAAGAAAAGGTACCATTTATCATTTTTGAGGTAAAACCCTATCTTTCCGGAATAGGTCAGGGGGCAGAGCAGCTGAAAAGCTATTTGAATGTGGTTCCAAAATGTTCTTTTGGAGTTGTGACAGATGGAAACAGCATTTTAATATTTGACAGCAGATTTGAAATTGTAGATGATTTTCCACACTTTGATATAAGTATGCTTCCTTCTCAAATTGAAGAATATGAAGTTATGGATTTCAGAAGGTCGAAAACTTATAGACTTAGAAAATTAGTTGACACAGGACATATTGACTTAGTTCAAGATGGACACTCAATAGAGATAAAATCAGAAGATGTTTTTAAGATAAACCTGTATGAAAAGGTCTCAGCAGGAGTGCCCGTGGAAACATCTGATGAGGCAATTGGTAAGGTCGCCTTGCCAAATTTTATTATTTCTGACTCTGAAAGGTATTTTGCAATCAAAGTTAAGGGCGATAGCATGGTGGAAGCAAATATAAAAGACGGAGACATTGCAATTGTTCAAAAATGCAATACTGCAGAAAACAGAGATATTGTTATTGCATGGCTTGATGGAGAAATAACCGTAAAAAGATTTTGCAAAATGGGAAGCACAGTCCTGCTTATTCCTGAAAACAGCAAATATGAACCAATCAATATTAAAGAAGGAGAACTTCGTATAGTTGGAAAAGTGGTTGGTGTGATGAGAAAGAAGAGATGA
- a CDS encoding peroxiredoxin, giving the protein MENTIRIPLLGEKFPSMTVKTTHGVKKLPDDYAGKWFVLFSHPGDFTPVCTTEFVAFAKKAEEFKKLNAELIGLSVDQVFAHIKWIEWIEEKLGVKIPFPVIADELGKVATTLGMLHESKGTNTVRAVFIVDDKGILRLMMYYPQEVGRNIDEILRALKALQTSDQNGVATPENWPNNGLIGDKVIIPPAATEDLAKERLQKAKVGEIECFDWWFCYKKL; this is encoded by the coding sequence GTGGAAAATACAATCAGAATTCCATTGCTGGGGGAGAAGTTCCCGAGCATGACGGTAAAAACAACTCACGGTGTAAAGAAGCTTCCTGATGACTATGCGGGCAAATGGTTTGTGCTCTTTTCGCATCCTGGGGACTTTACACCAGTGTGCACAACAGAGTTTGTAGCATTTGCAAAGAAGGCAGAGGAGTTTAAAAAACTTAACGCTGAGCTGATTGGACTTTCAGTTGACCAAGTTTTTGCTCATATAAAGTGGATTGAGTGGATTGAAGAAAAGCTTGGTGTAAAGATTCCGTTCCCTGTTATTGCAGATGAGCTTGGCAAAGTGGCAACCACTTTGGGAATGCTTCATGAATCAAAAGGGACAAACACAGTCAGAGCTGTTTTCATAGTAGATGACAAGGGAATTTTAAGGCTTATGATGTACTATCCTCAAGAGGTTGGAAGAAACATTGATGAGATATTAAGAGCGCTAAAGGCACTACAAACATCAGACCAAAACGGTGTTGCTACTCCTGAGAATTGGCCAAACAACGGGTTGATTGGCGATAAAGTAATAATTCCACCTGCAGCAACAGAAGATTTGGCAAAAGAAAGACTTCAAAAAGCAAAGGTCGGCGAGATTGAGTGTTTTGATTGGTGGTTTTGTTATAAGAAGCTGTAA
- a CDS encoding Uma2 family endonuclease, which yields MFLPKEEIYTYEDYLNWPNDQRIELIDGKVYLVASPSTIHQRILRELFINFAMYLKGKQCEVFSAPFGVRFPSANEKNNKEIKIVVEPDIVVVCDKSKIDNEGLKGAPDLIVEITSPSTASKDKIEKFNLYEKHGVKEYWIVEPENKIISVFTLQENGRYGRPDVYTVGNKIKVSIFEDLIINLDEIFGVVE from the coding sequence ATGTTTTTGCCTAAAGAAGAGATTTACACTTATGAAGATTATTTAAACTGGCCAAATGATCAAAGGATAGAATTAATTGACGGCAAGGTTTATTTAGTGGCTTCTCCATCCACAATTCATCAAAGAATATTAAGAGAACTATTTATAAACTTTGCAATGTATCTTAAGGGCAAGCAGTGCGAAGTATTTAGTGCGCCTTTTGGAGTAAGGTTTCCTTCTGCAAATGAAAAAAACAATAAAGAAATAAAAATAGTTGTAGAACCTGATATTGTAGTAGTCTGCGACAAATCAAAAATAGACAATGAAGGATTAAAAGGTGCTCCTGATTTGATTGTTGAAATTACCTCACCTTCAACTGCAAGTAAAGATAAAATAGAGAAATTTAATTTATATGAAAAGCATGGAGTAAAAGAATACTGGATAGTTGAACCTGAAAATAAAATTATAAGTGTTTTTACTCTACAAGAAAATGGTCGATATGGTAGACCTGATGTATACACTGTAGGCAATAAAATCAAAGTTTCTATCTTTGAAGATTTAATAATAAATTTAGATGAAATTTTTGGAGTTGTGGAATAA
- a CDS encoding type II toxin-antitoxin system Phd/YefM family antitoxin gives MILNATEFKMRVGKYLKMAEKEEIIITKNGKEVAKIVPIKKQGTPNADFLYGLMENYPNKEVTVKQIRRERIRKYKSSY, from the coding sequence ATGATATTAAATGCTACCGAATTTAAAATGAGAGTTGGAAAATATTTAAAGATGGCAGAAAAAGAAGAAATAATTATAACAAAGAATGGTAAGGAAGTAGCAAAGATTGTTCCTATAAAAAAACAAGGCACACCAAATGCAGATTTTCTATATGGGCTTATGGAGAATTATCCAAATAAAGAGGTGACAGTGAAACAAATAAGAAGGGAAAGGATAAGAAAATATAAAAGTTCTTATTGA
- a CDS encoding WG repeat-containing protein, protein MKKVKIFICLLLVLILSISILTLTNAQQASSKNFVYIKPQFEDVMFWENGWISYLQGRKWGILSSSGNIIFKPQFDKIEPIVFDGASIMGIEDKFYKDIFIVWQNGKAGFIDTNAKIIEKPELDSLDVINPWINIYVCKKDSKYGFLNLDKKIYVSPQFEKMYFVVVLPYNLNGKYPNPHVKCVLSDENKKEFCLYALDLKDGVWPNSYLEYILVSKDGKCGAVDAFGNVFVDFKYNSFEEVLSDSKFTEAVQNMLSNESKPATSLRKNETNKTSPDYISSEIIGNKYFLVFQKATSKGYTQVKSKEYYDNVKNIGFTNFIAVCKNKKWGIVDINGKYVVKPQLDDIKEFSEGFIAFEQNGKWGFMDKNFKVAIKPQFDKAENFSEGYAAVMKSNLWGYINPSGKFIIKPQYTKAGPFFAKLAAASTKDFVGLIDTKGSFVVKFSAKNSQYSFVDSETYRFRYSSDSTLNSKNYELYKHTLNFPKFGYVVIDKKSKKVGLVLRGQGK, encoded by the coding sequence ATGAAAAAAGTAAAAATATTTATTTGCCTTTTACTGGTACTTATTCTTTCAATCAGCATTCTGACTTTAACAAATGCCCAGCAAGCCTCTTCCAAAAATTTTGTATATATAAAACCGCAGTTTGAAGATGTAATGTTCTGGGAAAATGGTTGGATTTCTTATCTTCAGGGTAGAAAATGGGGAATTTTAAGTTCATCTGGAAATATCATTTTCAAACCGCAGTTTGATAAAATAGAGCCTATAGTTTTTGATGGTGCCTCAATAATGGGTATTGAAGATAAATTCTATAAAGATATATTTATTGTCTGGCAAAACGGGAAAGCAGGATTTATAGATACAAACGCAAAAATAATTGAAAAACCAGAGTTAGACTCACTCGATGTTATAAATCCATGGATAAATATATATGTTTGTAAAAAAGATAGTAAATATGGTTTTCTGAATCTGGATAAAAAAATCTATGTCTCTCCTCAGTTTGAAAAAATGTATTTTGTAGTTGTACTCCCATATAACCTAAATGGAAAATATCCAAATCCCCATGTCAAGTGCGTTTTGTCAGATGAAAACAAAAAAGAATTCTGTCTGTATGCTCTCGATTTGAAAGATGGAGTATGGCCAAATTCTTATTTAGAATATATTCTTGTTTCTAAAGATGGAAAGTGCGGAGCTGTTGATGCTTTTGGAAATGTATTTGTAGATTTTAAATATAATTCTTTCGAAGAAGTTTTATCAGATAGCAAGTTTACAGAAGCTGTGCAGAATATGTTATCAAATGAATCAAAACCTGCAACATCTTTGAGAAAAAATGAGACAAACAAAACATCACCTGATTATATTTCCAGCGAAATTATTGGCAATAAATACTTCCTTGTGTTTCAAAAAGCAACCAGTAAAGGTTATACACAAGTTAAAAGCAAAGAATACTATGATAATGTCAAAAATATTGGGTTTACTAATTTCATTGCAGTTTGTAAAAATAAAAAATGGGGAATTGTTGATATAAACGGAAAATACGTAGTTAAGCCTCAACTTGATGATATAAAAGAATTCAGCGAAGGATTTATAGCTTTTGAACAAAATGGAAAATGGGGATTTATGGACAAAAACTTTAAAGTTGCTATAAAACCTCAATTTGACAAGGCAGAAAACTTTTCTGAAGGATATGCTGCTGTAATGAAGTCAAATTTATGGGGATATATTAATCCTTCTGGAAAGTTTATTATAAAACCTCAATATACCAAAGCAGGTCCATTTTTTGCTAAGTTAGCTGCTGCTTCTACAAAGGATTTTGTAGGGCTTATAGATACAAAAGGTAGTTTTGTGGTAAAATTTTCAGCTAAGAATTCTCAATATTCTTTTGTGGACAGCGAAACCTACAGGTTTAGATACTCTTCAGATTCTACACTAAATTCTAAAAATTATGAGCTTTATAAACATACACTTAACTTCCCTAAATTTGGCTATGTTGTGATTGATAAAAAATCAAAAAAGGTTGGACTTGTTTTAAGGGGGCAAGGAAAGTAG
- a CDS encoding type II toxin-antitoxin system VapC family toxin gives MKKLKVYLDTSVISHLDQQDNPEYMQITKEFWEEVKKGKYEIVVSDIVFAELRRCSEPKRSISLRFLSEIEYNTIEISKEIRDLAKEYIKNGIIPLKYIDDAIHIAAATVSQCDALVSWNFKHIVKLKTIHGINGVNKLAGYKEIQLVSPQMMLE, from the coding sequence TTGAAAAAGTTGAAAGTGTACCTTGACACATCAGTTATCAGCCATTTAGATCAGCAAGATAATCCTGAGTATATGCAGATAACAAAAGAATTTTGGGAAGAAGTCAAAAAAGGAAAGTATGAAATTGTTGTTTCTGATATAGTTTTTGCCGAGTTAAGAAGATGCTCTGAGCCTAAAAGAAGTATTTCATTGAGATTTTTATCTGAAATTGAATATAACACCATTGAAATTTCAAAAGAAATTAGAGACCTTGCTAAAGAATACATAAAAAACGGTATTATTCCTTTAAAGTATATTGATGATGCAATTCATATTGCAGCAGCTACTGTTTCTCAATGTGATGCATTGGTATCATGGAATTTTAAGCATATAGTTAAACTCAAGACAATTCATGGAATAAATGGAGTTAATAAATTAGCAGGTTATAAAGAAATACAGCTGGTATCACCTCAAATGATGTTAGAATAA